One segment of Drosophila mauritiana strain mau12 chromosome 3R, ASM438214v1, whole genome shotgun sequence DNA contains the following:
- the LOC117143736 gene encoding uncharacterized protein LOC117143736, whose translation MRGFIVLCLCSVALAAPQGYNYNPGPSGFGGISTTTGGGSFFQGAVQAAPVQPQAVYQQPAAPTHHHQQQHVQQVQQQQAIVSKRFFIHSAPEEAEDYKERHITVGVPKRNYNVVFIKSPQRNNRKTIKISPAANEEKTVIYVLSKKGESDLNAEVVEQASSTSKPEVFFIKYKTNEEAAHAQQQIQAQYDALGGSSQLTDEGVAPVTSVIGALGGSDGHIDAGSAVGATGAGQIVSTGAVGSHTGNAYLPPNF comes from the exons ATGCGTGGATTCATT GTCCTATGCCTCTGCTCCGTGGCTCTAGCCGCACCCCAGGGCTACAACTACAACCCGGGCCCGTCCGGCTTCGGCGGCATCAGCACCACCACCGGCGGAGGCTCCTTCTTCCAGGGCGCCGTCCAGGCGGCCCCCGTGCAGCCGCAGGCCGTCTACCAGCAGCCGGCCGCACCGActcaccaccaccagcagcagcatgtgcagcaggtgcagcagcagcaggccaTCGTCTCCAAGCGCTTCTTCATCCACTCCGCCCCGGAGGAGGCTGAGGATTACAAGGAACGCCACATCACCGTCGGCGTGCCCAAGCGCAACTACAACGTGGTGTTCATCAAGTCGCCGCAGCGCAACAACAGGAAGACCATCAAGATCAGCCCCGCCGCCAACGAGGAGAAGACCGTCATCTACGTGCTGAGCAAGAAGGGCGAGAGCGACTTGAACGCCGAGGTAGTGGAGCAGGCCAGCTCCACCAGCAAGCCGGAGGTCTTCTTCATCAAGTACAAGACCAACGAAGAGGCCGCCCACGCCCAGCAGCAGATCCAAGCCCAGTACGACGCTCTGGGCGGCAGTAGCCAGCTGACCGACGAGGGAGTGGCCCCCGTCACCTCCGTGATTGGAGCGCTGGGCGGCAGTGACGGTCACATCGACGCCGGATCCGCTGTGGGCGCCACAGGAGCCGGTCAGATCGTCTCCACCGGCGCTGTCGGATCGCACACGGGCAATGCATACCTGCCACCCAATTTCTAA
- the LOC117145356 gene encoding odorant receptor 82a, translating to MGRLFQLQEYCLRAMAHRDDMDGTEGRALSLQHISSLILVISAQYPLISYVAYNRNDMEKVTACLSVVFTNMLTVIKISTFLANRKDFWEMIRRFRKMHEHSASHIPRYREGLDYVAEANKLASFLGRAYCLSCGLTGLYFMLGPIVKIGACRWHGTTCDKELPMPMKFPFNDLESPGYEVCFLYTVLVTVVVVAYASAVDGLFISFAINLRAHFQTLQSQIENWEFPSSKPDTQIRLKSIVEYHVLLLSLSRKLRSMYTPTVMGQFVITSLQVGVIIYQLVTNMDSVMDLLLYASFFGSIMLQLFIYCYGGEIIKAESLQVDTAVRLSNWHLASPKSRTSLSLIILQSQKEVLIRAGFFVASLANFVGICRTALSLITLIKSIE from the exons ATGGGAAGGCTGTTTCAACTGCAGGAATACTGCCTGCGGGCAATGGCGCATAGGGATGACATGGATGGTACCGAGGGCAGGGCACTCAGCTTGCAGCACATTAGCTCCCTGATCCTCGTTATATCGGCGCAGTATCCCCTGATCTCCTATGTCGCCTACAACCGCAATGACATGGAGAAGGTCACGGCATGTCTCAGCGTGGTGTTCACCAATATGTTAACGGTTATAAAAATTTCTACATTTTTGGCAAACAGAAAGGACTTTTGGGAAATGATTCGCCGCTTCAGGAAAATGCATGAACACT CAGCAAGTCACATTCCTAGGTACCGAGAGGGATTGGACTACGTTGCCGAGGCCAACAAGCTAGCATCTTTTCTGGGAAGAGCATATTGCTTGTCCTGCGGCCTAACAGGACTCTACTTTATGCTGGGACCCATTGTGAAAATTGGGGCTTGCCGTTGGCATGGCACAACATGCGACAAGGAGCTGCCCATGCCAATGAA GTTTCCATTTAACGATCTGGAAAGCCCCGGATACGAAGTTTGTTTCCTCTACACCGTACTAGTCACTGTCGTCGTTGTTGCCTACGCCTCGGCAGTCGATGGCctatttatttcgtttgcgATTAATCTGCGAGCTCATTTCCAAACACTGCAGAGCCAAATTGAAAACTGGGAGTTTCCTTCATCCAAGCCAGACACACAGATCAGGCTGAAATCTATCGTTGAATACCACGTGCTACTGCTGTCCCTATCCCGGAAGTTACGATCGATGTACACACCCACCGTGATGGGGCAGTTCGTCATAACCTCCTTGCAGGTTGGCGTTATAATATACCAACTAGTGACA AACATGGACTCTGTCATGGATCTCTTGCTGTATGCATCGTTCTTTGGCTCAATCATGCTGCAATTATTTATCTATTGCTACGGCGGGGAAATCATCAAGGCTGAG AGTCTGCAGGTTGATACTGCTGTCCGGCTCTCCAACTGGCATCTGGCTTCTCCCAAGTCACGTACATCTTTGTCGTTGATCATTCTTCAGTCTCAAAAGGAAGTGCTTATTAGGGCTGGCTTCTTTGTTGCATCCCTGGCCAATTTCGTTGGG ATCTGTCGAACAGCCCTATCGTTGATTACCCTCATCAAATCTATTGAGTAA
- the LOC117145373 gene encoding uncharacterized protein LOC117145373, whose amino-acid sequence MTTSSLAIRASVALILLMWTGSGHCQVGYVRHLSELRIRELEKLAVRMQGSINTEKYACESYFDYVCSRNRPLFSIMGHMPQMGDLMQLLTDLQNDPEPFEAKQKTLDFFISCNLHHALEDCYRETYEYFKPLFGYIVTKNMLDGESHELADFLGILERFVVRFQKDRESNPILSKLATYKQKFKTPRVYFHARDLSREYKDLRIYRESYEHNVRNLEQHRKLNSTYELGVQRTMLDWSMYLYQSRNKPMSYFYSTFTVHLYMMLFNSLERQRDFTRFREDVECLRLPQFVNVLDEARMLAVIYLKSFRAAWIDYSAWINSPPQNSGIYDQENGVLQKYHLDNKRIFFTLYAQNFCEFGKDLAEHVFYLGLKQNKDFYDIYSCGFQTENPMTCV is encoded by the exons ATGACAACCTCAAGTCTTGCAATCCGCGCATCCGTAGCGCTTATTCTGTTGATGTGGACTGGTTCCGGGCATTGCCAAGTGGGATACGTGCGGCACCTGTCGGAGCTGCGGATAAGGGAACTTGAAAAATTGGCGGTTCGTATGCAGGGCTCCATCAACACCGAAAAGTATGCCTGCGAGAGCTATTTTGACTACGTCTGTAGCCGCAATAGACCCCTCTTCTCGATCATGG GACACATGCCGCAAATGGGCGATCTTATGCAGTTGCTGACCGACTTGCAGAACGATCCAGAGCCATTCGAGGCAAAGCAGAAGACGCTGGACTTCTTCATCTCGTGCAACTTGCACCACGCGCTGGAAGACTGCTATCGTGAGACCTATGAGTATTTCAAGCCACTTTTCGGGTATATAGTTACAAAAAACATGCTCGATGGAGAATCCCACGAGCTGGCTGACTTCCTGGGCATTTTGGAGCGCTTCGTCGTCAGGTTTCAGAAGGACAGAGAGTCGAATCCCATTCTCAGCAAGCTGGCCACGTACAAGCAGAAGTTCAAAACGCCGCGTGTCTACTTCCATGCTAGAGACCTGAGCCGGGAGTACAAGGACCTGCGGATCTACCGGGAGAGCTACGAACACAACGTGCGCAATCTGGAGCAGCACCGAAAACTGAATTCAACATACGAGCTGGGGGTTCAGCGCACCATGCTGGATTGGAGCATGTACCTCTATCAGAGCCGCAACAAGCCCATGTCCTACTTCTACTCCACGTTTACGGTCCATTTGTACATGATGCTTTTTAATAGTCTGGAGCGACAGCGAGATTTCACGCGGTTTCGCGAAGATGTGGAGTGTTTAAGGCTGCCCCAGTTCGTTAACGTTCTGGATGAGGCCAGAATGCTGGCTGTGATCTACTTAAAGAGCTTCCGAGCCGCCTGGATAGACTACAGCGCCTGGATCAACTCGCCCCCACAGAACAGTGGGATATACGATCAGGAAAATGGGGTCCTTCAAAAGTACCATCTTGACAACAAGCGTATATTTTTCACTCTTTACGCTCAGAACTTTTGTGAGTTTGGGAAGGATCTGGCCGAGCACGTCTTCTATCTGGGCCTTAAGCAGAACAAGGACTTTTACGACATATACTCTTGTGGTTTTCAAACGGAGAACCCTATGACTTGTGTTTAA
- the LOC117144659 gene encoding poly [ADP-ribose] polymerase tankyrase translates to MCSTLEKESNQSEDELGDKLDQEEHKLLWPDFVSRISNPTVNSVQLHWSLLKNASVYSIDKFHKRLGWLQLDWTSSSPITVTNLEENFGYRLRIKALTVSKDGHRYVPLAISPEIVACTAAALPSTHCLSRAIRKGQQFLVKRMLRRRPSLMEYPASNGFLPLANAIIQGEMCIIDLLLSAGCSVHIGSPGSGRTPLHLAFYYGHLPSARILLNKKARLEATDSNGMTPAHCAVDANQLEIVKFALEAGANAEARDICGWTLLMRAVVMDASMELIKVLVTHGADLAAVDGVGKTCADLAKLYHRQEAKDYFDEVQKFRLQKSVATADAVTKAQLQ, encoded by the exons ATGTGCAGCACCTTGGAAAAGGAGTCAAATCAAAGCGAAGATGAGCTTGGCGATAAATTGGACCAGGAAGAGCATAAACTCTTGTGGCCTGATTTCGTGTCGCGAATTTCCAATCCTACCGTTAACAGCGTTCAACTtcattggtccttgttaaaaaATGCCTCCGTCTACAGTATAGATAAGTTCCATAAAAGACTGGGCTGGTTACAGTTGGATTGGACTTCCAGTTCACCCATAACAGTTACAAATCTGGAAGAAAACTTCGGATATCGACTACGTATAAAAGCGCTGACAGTTTCGAAGGATGGACATCGTTATGTGCCTTTGGCTATCTCGCCTGAAATAgtt GCTTGCACGGCTGCAGCACTCCCATCTACACACTGCCTAAGCCGAGCCATAAGAAAGGGGCAGCAATTCCTGGTTAAAAGAATGCTGCGTCGACGCCCGAGCCTGATGGAATATCCGGCTTCCAACGGATTCCTGCCACTTGCCAATGCCATTATTCAGGGCGAGATGTGCATCATCGACTTGCTGCTCTCGGCCGGTTGCAGCGTCCACATTGGAAGTCCGGGAAGCGGACGGACTCCGCTGCAC CTGGCTTTTTACTACGGTCACCTGCCGTCCGCTCGCATTCTGCTGAACAAGAAGGCCCGCCTGGAGGCGACGGACAGTAACGGCATGACTCCCGCCCACTGCGCCGTTGACGCCAATCAACTGGAAATAGTCAAGTTCGCTCTCGAAGCGGGAGCGAATGCGGAGGCCAGAGACATCTGCGGCTGGACCCTTCTTATGCGCGCAG TGGTTATGGACGCTAGCATGGAGCTCATCAAAGTCCTGGTTACGCACGGCGCAGACTTGGCGGCTGTGGATGGTGTTGGCAAAACTTGCGCCGACTTGGCGAAACTTTATCACAGACAGGAGGCAAAGGATTACTTTGACGAGGTGCAAAAGTTTAGGCTGCAGAAATCAGTCGCGACCGCAGACGCAGTGACAAAGGCACAACTGCAATAA
- the LOC117144658 gene encoding sodium/potassium-transporting ATPase subunit alpha isoform X1 codes for MFGGFAILLWAGSFLCFVGYLIQLQTQHEPPDDNLYLGIALTVLVIVTGLFTYFQVHKSSSIMDSFKNLVPQYATVIREGEINTVTSDELVKGDIVEVKFGDRVPADIRILEAHGLKVDNSSLTGESEPQVRSTEFTHENPLETKNLAFFSTNVLEGTCRGVVIATGDSTVMGRIANLAAGLDDVQSPISREIQLFIRFITIFAVILGLSFFAISLTLGYEFIDAVVFLIGIIVANVPEGLLVTVTVCLTLTAKRMASKNCLVKNLEAVETLGSTSTICSDKTGTLTQNRMTVAHLWYDQIIVESDTTESFRGSHFKIEDKSFNALFMCAALCNSAEFKGGQDDIPVFKKDVNGNASEAALLKFTETISGGISAFRQKHIKLTEIPFNSTEKYQVSVHEFNSGDGYFIVEMKGAPERILDRCSTILIQGLSVELTPALKLEFEEAYLEMGGMGERVLGFADLVLPMSKYPISYEFNADPPNFPLENLRFLGLISLIDPPRAAVPDAVAKCRSAGVRVIMVTGDHPITAKAIARSVGIITTPTAEDIAKQRGVTVLDIDSRQATAIVVHGGELREMKAEELDAVIYYHNEIVFARTSPQQKLIIVEACQRRGEIVAVTGDGVNDSPALKRADIGVAMGISGSDVSKQAADMILLDDNFASIVVGIEEGRIIFDNLKKSIAYTLTSNLPEIVPFLFFVIFDIPLALGTIAILCIDIGTDMLPAISLAYEKAESDIMARMPRDPFEDRLVNKKLILMAYLQIGVIQTVACFFTFFAIMAEHGFPPSRLKGIREDWDSKNVEDLEDGYGQEWTYRERKVLEYTAGTGFFVSIVVTQVFDLLICKTRRNSILQQVFEKTLRMYSIKFIWWIYAFPFGLLIFFFDESRRFLIRRNPGGWVEQETYY; via the exons ATGTTTGGTGGATTCGCAATACTACTTTGGGCAGGATCTTTTCTTTGTTTTGTCGGATATCTTATACAATTACAAACCCAGCACGAACCACCAGATGACAATCTCTATCTTGGCATTGCATTGACTGTTTTGGTAATAGTCACGGGgttatttacatattttcag GTTCATAAATCCTCTTCTATAATGGATTCATTTAAAAACCTTGTTCCACAATACGCAACAGTTATACGAGAAGGGGAAATAAACACAGTAACTTCAGACGAACTAGTAAAAGGAGATATTGTGGAAGTTAAATTTGGTGATAGGGTACCCGCTGACATTCGAATATTGGAAGCTCATGGACTTAAAGTGGATAACTCTTCCTTGACTGGAGAATCCGAGCCTCAAGTGAGATCTACAGAGTTTACACATGAAAACCCTTTGGAAACAAAGAACTTGGCTTTCTTTTCTACAAACGTACTCGAAGGTACCTGCCGAGGTGTTGTCATTGCAACTGGGGACAGTACAGTAATGGGACGTATAGCAAACTTAGCGGCAGGACTGGACGATGTTCAGTCACCCATTTCCCGGGAAATACAACTTTTTATTCGGTTTATTACAATATTTGCAGTAATACTAGGACTATCTTTTTTTGCGATAAGTTTAAcattaggttatgaatttattGATGCAGTTGTGTTTCTTATAGGCATTATAGTCGCAAACGTACCAGAGGGCTTACTCGTAACTGTTACCGTATGTTTAACCCTTACTGCAAAGCGCATGGCATCCAAAAATTGTTTGGTTAAGAACTTGGAAGCTGTCGAGACATTGGGTTCGACATCAACAATTTGTTCAGACAAAACAGGAACCCTGACTCAAAATCGAATGACTGTTGCTCACTTGTGGTATGATCAAATAATTGTTGAATCTGACACTACTGAATCTTTTCGAGGATCCCACTTTAAAATTGAGGATAAATCTTTTAATGCTCTTTTTATGTGTGCCGCACTTTGCAATTCAGCTGAATTTAAAGGTGGTCAAGATGATATACCCGTATTCAAAAAGGATGTCAATGGCAACGCATCAGAGGCTGCTCTTTTAAAGTTCACCGAAACTATTTCTGGAGGTATTAGTGCTTTTCGTCAAAAGCATATCAAATTGACCGAAATTCCCTTTAATTCAACGGAAAAATATCAAGTTTCTGTTCACGAATTTAATTCAGGAGATGGATACTTTATAGTTGAGATGAAAGGAGCACCAGAGAGAATATTGGATCGCTGTAGTACGATACTAATTCAAGGGCTGTCCGTAGAACTTACACCTGCATTAAAATTGGAATTCGAAGAAGCTTATTTGGAAATGGGCGGTATGGGCGAAAGAGTATTGGGATTTGCTGACCTTGTACTTCCCATGTCTAAATACCCAATTTCTTACGAGTTCAACGCAGATCCTCCAAATTTTCCATTAGAAAATCTTCGTTTTCTGGGATTAATATCATTAATAGACCCGCCACGAGCAGCAGTTCCAGACGCAGTTGCAAAGTGCCGTTCCGCAGGCGTACGTGTAATCATGGTGACTGGAGATCACCCTATTACAGCTAAAGCCATAGCCCGCAGTGTGGGCATAATTACAACGCCTACTGCAGAGGACATTGCCAAACAACGTGGCGTTACAGTTCTCGACATCGATTCCCGACAAGCCACTGCCATTGTGGTCCACGGTGGTGAGCTTCGAGAGATGAAAGCCGAAGAGTTAGACGCTGTAATATACTATCATAATGAGATCGTTTTTGCCCGAACCTCTCCACAGCAAAAGCTTATAATCGTAGAAGCTTGCCAAAGACGTGGTGAAATTGTTGCTGTAACTGGCGATGGTGTGAATGACTCTCCGGCACTGAAAAGAGCCGATATTGGCGTTGCAATGGGTATTTCTGGATCTGACGTTTCTAAGCAGGCGGCAGATATGATTCTATTGGATGACAATTTTGCGTCCATTGTTGTTGGCATTGAAGAGGGGCGGATTATTTTCGATAATCTTAAAAAGTCCATCGCATATACCTTGACTTCAAATCTTCCTGAAATAGTgccgtttttattttttgtgatATTTGATATACCTTTAGCTCTAGGCACTATAGCAATTCTATGCATCGATATCGGCACTGACATGCTTCCGGCAATATCGCTAGCTTATGAAAAGGCTGAATCTGATATAATGGCGCGTATGCCTAGAGATCCGTTTGAAGACCGTTTGGTAAATAAAAA GTTAATTCTAATGGCTTACTTGCAAATTGGAGTTATACAAACGGTTGCATGTTTCTTTACTTTTTTTGCTATAATGGCAGAACACGGATTTCCCCCCTCCAGACTTAAAGGAATTCGAGAAGACTGGGACTCAAAAAATGTAGAAGACCTTGAAGATGGCTACGGACAAGAATGG ACCTACAGGGAACGTAAAGTTCTTGAATATACAGCAGGCACCGGGTTTTTTGTGTCGATTGTTGTGACACAGGTTTTCGACCTTTTAATATGTAAAACTCGTCGAAACTCAATACTTCAGCAAG TATTTGAAAAAACATTGAGAATGTATTCCATCAA ATTTATTTGGTGGATATATGCGTTCCCCTTTGGTCTactaattttcttttttgatgAAAGTCGTCGATTTCTAATAAGAAGAAATCCAGGTGGCTGGGTGGAACAAGAAACTTATTATTAA
- the LOC117144658 gene encoding sodium/potassium-transporting ATPase subunit alpha isoform X2 — MPSKKKNKEHKINGKEKKKDIQSFKKDVETDNHKISVDELLERLKTDPNRGLSFVEAKLRLEINGPNILTPQPPTPKWIVFLKTMFGGFAILLWAGSFLCFVGYLIQLQTQHEPPDDNLYLGIALTVLVIVTGLFTYFQVHKSSSIMDSFKNLVPQYATVIREGEINTVTSDELVKGDIVEVKFGDRVPADIRILEAHGLKVDNSSLTGESEPQVRSTEFTHENPLETKNLAFFSTNVLEGTCRGVVIATGDSTVMGRIANLAAGLDDVQSPISREIQLFIRFITIFAVILGLSFFAISLTLGYEFIDAVVFLIGIIVANVPEGLLVTVTVCLTLTAKRMASKNCLVKNLEAVETLGSTSTICSDKTGTLTQNRMTVAHLWYDQIIVESDTTESFRGSHFKIEDKSFNALFMCAALCNSAEFKGGQDDIPVFKKDVNGNASEAALLKFTETISGGISAFRQKHIKLTEIPFNSTEKYQVSVHEFNSGDGYFIVEMKGAPERILDRCSTILIQGLSVELTPALKLEFEEAYLEMGGMGERVLGFADLVLPMSKYPISYEFNADPPNFPLENLRFLGLISLIDPPRAAVPDAVAKCRSAGVRVIMVTGDHPITAKAIARSVGIITTPTAEDIAKQRGVTVLDIDSRQATAIVVHGGELREMKAEELDAVIYYHNEIVFARTSPQQKLIIVEACQRRGEIVAVTGDGVNDSPALKRADIGVAMGISGSDVSKQAADMILLDDNFASIVVGIEEGRIIFDNLKKSIAYTLTSNLPEIVPFLFFVIFDIPLALGTIAILCIDIGTDMLPAISLAYEKAESDIMARMPRDPFEDRLVNKKLILMAYLQIGVIQTVACFFTFFAIMAEHGFPPSRLKGIREDWDSKNVEDLEDGYGQEWTYRERKVLEYTAGTGFFVSIVVTQVFDLLICKTRRNSILQQGMGNHVLNFALVLEFIIACLLCYVPVFEKTLRMYSIKFIWWIYAFPFGLLIFFFDESRRFLIRRNPGGWVEQETYY, encoded by the exons ATgccatcaaaaaaaaaaaataaagaacacaaaattaatggaaaagaaaagaaaaaggaCATTCAGTCTTTTAAAAAAGATGTGGAAACTGACAATCATAAAATATCTGTAGACGAACTATTAGAGCGCCTAAAGACAGATCCTAACAGG gGGTTGTCTTTTGTTGAGGCCAAGTTAAGATTGGAAATAAATGGTCCTAACATACTTACGCCGCAGCCTCCAACACCAAAATGGATTGTTTTCTTAAAAACCATGTTTGGTGGATTCGCAATACTACTTTGGGCAGGATCTTTTCTTTGTTTTGTCGGATATCTTATACAATTACAAACCCAGCACGAACCACCAGATGACAATCTCTATCTTGGCATTGCATTGACTGTTTTGGTAATAGTCACGGGgttatttacatattttcag GTTCATAAATCCTCTTCTATAATGGATTCATTTAAAAACCTTGTTCCACAATACGCAACAGTTATACGAGAAGGGGAAATAAACACAGTAACTTCAGACGAACTAGTAAAAGGAGATATTGTGGAAGTTAAATTTGGTGATAGGGTACCCGCTGACATTCGAATATTGGAAGCTCATGGACTTAAAGTGGATAACTCTTCCTTGACTGGAGAATCCGAGCCTCAAGTGAGATCTACAGAGTTTACACATGAAAACCCTTTGGAAACAAAGAACTTGGCTTTCTTTTCTACAAACGTACTCGAAGGTACCTGCCGAGGTGTTGTCATTGCAACTGGGGACAGTACAGTAATGGGACGTATAGCAAACTTAGCGGCAGGACTGGACGATGTTCAGTCACCCATTTCCCGGGAAATACAACTTTTTATTCGGTTTATTACAATATTTGCAGTAATACTAGGACTATCTTTTTTTGCGATAAGTTTAAcattaggttatgaatttattGATGCAGTTGTGTTTCTTATAGGCATTATAGTCGCAAACGTACCAGAGGGCTTACTCGTAACTGTTACCGTATGTTTAACCCTTACTGCAAAGCGCATGGCATCCAAAAATTGTTTGGTTAAGAACTTGGAAGCTGTCGAGACATTGGGTTCGACATCAACAATTTGTTCAGACAAAACAGGAACCCTGACTCAAAATCGAATGACTGTTGCTCACTTGTGGTATGATCAAATAATTGTTGAATCTGACACTACTGAATCTTTTCGAGGATCCCACTTTAAAATTGAGGATAAATCTTTTAATGCTCTTTTTATGTGTGCCGCACTTTGCAATTCAGCTGAATTTAAAGGTGGTCAAGATGATATACCCGTATTCAAAAAGGATGTCAATGGCAACGCATCAGAGGCTGCTCTTTTAAAGTTCACCGAAACTATTTCTGGAGGTATTAGTGCTTTTCGTCAAAAGCATATCAAATTGACCGAAATTCCCTTTAATTCAACGGAAAAATATCAAGTTTCTGTTCACGAATTTAATTCAGGAGATGGATACTTTATAGTTGAGATGAAAGGAGCACCAGAGAGAATATTGGATCGCTGTAGTACGATACTAATTCAAGGGCTGTCCGTAGAACTTACACCTGCATTAAAATTGGAATTCGAAGAAGCTTATTTGGAAATGGGCGGTATGGGCGAAAGAGTATTGGGATTTGCTGACCTTGTACTTCCCATGTCTAAATACCCAATTTCTTACGAGTTCAACGCAGATCCTCCAAATTTTCCATTAGAAAATCTTCGTTTTCTGGGATTAATATCATTAATAGACCCGCCACGAGCAGCAGTTCCAGACGCAGTTGCAAAGTGCCGTTCCGCAGGCGTACGTGTAATCATGGTGACTGGAGATCACCCTATTACAGCTAAAGCCATAGCCCGCAGTGTGGGCATAATTACAACGCCTACTGCAGAGGACATTGCCAAACAACGTGGCGTTACAGTTCTCGACATCGATTCCCGACAAGCCACTGCCATTGTGGTCCACGGTGGTGAGCTTCGAGAGATGAAAGCCGAAGAGTTAGACGCTGTAATATACTATCATAATGAGATCGTTTTTGCCCGAACCTCTCCACAGCAAAAGCTTATAATCGTAGAAGCTTGCCAAAGACGTGGTGAAATTGTTGCTGTAACTGGCGATGGTGTGAATGACTCTCCGGCACTGAAAAGAGCCGATATTGGCGTTGCAATGGGTATTTCTGGATCTGACGTTTCTAAGCAGGCGGCAGATATGATTCTATTGGATGACAATTTTGCGTCCATTGTTGTTGGCATTGAAGAGGGGCGGATTATTTTCGATAATCTTAAAAAGTCCATCGCATATACCTTGACTTCAAATCTTCCTGAAATAGTgccgtttttattttttgtgatATTTGATATACCTTTAGCTCTAGGCACTATAGCAATTCTATGCATCGATATCGGCACTGACATGCTTCCGGCAATATCGCTAGCTTATGAAAAGGCTGAATCTGATATAATGGCGCGTATGCCTAGAGATCCGTTTGAAGACCGTTTGGTAAATAAAAA GTTAATTCTAATGGCTTACTTGCAAATTGGAGTTATACAAACGGTTGCATGTTTCTTTACTTTTTTTGCTATAATGGCAGAACACGGATTTCCCCCCTCCAGACTTAAAGGAATTCGAGAAGACTGGGACTCAAAAAATGTAGAAGACCTTGAAGATGGCTACGGACAAGAATGG ACCTACAGGGAACGTAAAGTTCTTGAATATACAGCAGGCACCGGGTTTTTTGTGTCGATTGTTGTGACACAGGTTTTCGACCTTTTAATATGTAAAACTCGTCGAAACTCAATACTTCAGCAAGGTATGGGCAATCATGTACTTAACTTCGCTTTGGTTCTGGAATTCATTATTGCCTGTCTACTTTGCTATGTTCCAGTATTTGAAAAAACATTGAGAATGTATTCCATCAA ATTTATTTGGTGGATATATGCGTTCCCCTTTGGTCTactaattttcttttttgatgAAAGTCGTCGATTTCTAATAAGAAGAAATCCAGGTGGCTGGGTGGAACAAGAAACTTATTATTAA